The Theobroma cacao cultivar B97-61/B2 chromosome 2, Criollo_cocoa_genome_V2, whole genome shotgun sequence genome includes the window GTAGCGGCCTTTTCAGGTTAAACTTGGAACAGTCAAGAGATCCAAAGTGTAATGGGAGGGCATATCCCCATGTCATGCACCTTGTCAAAGCTTTGATATTTAACAAGTAACACAATCATTAACATTCTCCAagtaaaacaatatacataaaaaaatggCAAGAATATACATCATAAGGCACAATGTGTGCCTGCAAAACAGACTCTCAGTGGCCATCAAAAATAAACCAAGAGGGGAGGTTTCGCCCTCAACAAATATACAGCTAATGCAGAAAAGAGTGCAATGAGAATTGCTATGAAAATGTATATCAGTTTAAGGTGGCCTgtctttcctctttttgcaACTTCCACCCTTGAAATTGTGTCACTGCCATCAGTTACAGCACCGGAAGGTTCAACTTCAGTCCTGTAAAGAGATGCATTCCTTTGATTATCGTTCACCTGTttcagaagaaaaagaagagatcaTTCAAATGAACGATGGTTTTTCATGTATAAAACTCTAAAAGGTCCATTATCTTTTCTTAAAGAATGAGTAATCATCAAAGGTACATCATGGTTTCTCAACAGACCAATTGAAACTTTCTGTTAAAGAACAACTAGAACCTATTTGAGATGACAAGGGATGATATAATTCCATTGATTTCAACATAAAGCTGCCTAAAAATCTTCAATGCACAGTGTGCTATTTTGAATGATGTTCTTTGTCAATATCACTTGGATGAAAATTGCTAAGAAAAACACCATCACTTAGGATTATATAGAAGTTTGATTGCCAATTCAGTTGTGTGCTTCAGGTTACGAAAACTATATCCATCACATCTTATGAATGCCCGCTAATCATAAATATTGACTCAAAGGGTATGAGTATTCAGTTGAAATGTGTAATGATAATTGAATCTAATCTACCAAACGACTTTCATCTCATGTGACAGTCCCCAGTCAAGTACTGCATTCGTAGTGCTACCAACATGGTCATATAAGTGTATTCACAACCTTCATGGTTAGAGGGGTTGTTGGAGTCTGATACACAAGGAGCCGACACTCGGTTCCATGGAGATCCTGATAAACTCTAAAGGGAAGCTgtgttaaaatttaattggaGATCCTATCTAGCGGTTAGCAAGCACTCAGTTCCATGGagcattgaaaattttacttcACATACAAATAAAATGCACCTTGCTTCCCCTACCTCTTTGACAGCAATTGCATCAACTAGTtgcaattttattattttttgtgaaAAACAATAAGGAAAAACTGAGTACCTGCCTGTACACTTGTGGCTGAGAGAACTGTTCTCTCAAATGTTTTTGTGCAATTAGCTTTATTTGAACCACTCTTGGAGACAGATATCTCTGCGCCATCAACTCCAGAGTTGCAGACAGCTAAAGAGCCAGTTTGTACCGTGTTTTGCAACTTTTTCACCAATATTGCCTTCTCCTTTACTAATGAAAATAGCTGCAAAgaacatttttcaaaaaattaaagtgaAAGTTTTAGCTCCATACGAATGTTAACATCGGTCAACTACGCATTTGCCTATCTCTTTGTTTCacaagaaaaagttaaaagttcaaaaaagaaatgttaaaaagaaaactcaaCAGTCAATCATGCATGTCCTACAGAAAATCTACAGTTCAACATCTTTTTACCTATCAAAGTAGCTGCCTCACCAATATTCAAATGGAAATTTAAAAACCAGTAGGAACTATTTCTTTAACAGCATAACTTTTAGGTTTTCTTGACATGTACAAGTTTTTAATAATCACTATGAATGCTATTGTCATTTACTTTACCAGCTCCAACATCGGGGTACATGCATACACAAAATCATGAATAAGacacaataaaacaactcaagAGTAGAGGACatattttggattttttcCATATCAGAATAATGTAAAGTTGATACCTGCTTCTGAATGCGTTCCCTTTCTGTAGCTAGTTGGGTAACCATATCTGTGATTAGCTTGGTCCTATAATTGATTTCTTTTGCGATTGCCTCTTTTTCATTGTTAGCTTGGTCCAAAGATGTCTCCAAGCATTCGATTTTATTCCTCAGGATGCCTAGCTCGTTATTAAGTTCAAAGTTAGATTCTGATAATATAATGCACTGCTCTTCCACAGTATCAGTCTTGCTTTCAGCTTTTGAAACTTTTGATTTTAGATCTTCAATTAAAGTTTCCATATCCCATATTGCAGAGTACAACATGTTCTGCTGCTCCTGGCTTGCATCAGAAGATGCTTTTGCATGTTGTAGTTGAATCTCCTTTTCCCTCAACTGCTTCTCAAGTGAGGTCACCTTCTCtgtattattatcattattacctttaagaaaattcaactctTCGGTAAGTTCCAAGTTTGCATCTGTTAACTCTGTAACCTTGGCTTCTGCACTTTCAGACCTACTTTCTGCTTCATAAATGTTTTCCTTCAGTGAATCAATAATGATTTCCATTTCATGAATATGCTCTTGACTTGTTTGATTGGAGGCATTTGCGTTATTCAGCTGTAGCTTAGATTCTTTTAGCTGTTCCTCGAGTAATTTCACCTTCTTCCTCAAACTGAATACTTCAGAAGCTTCTGCAGCATGTTCTGCATTGCTGCTCTCAAGCTTTTTTAAAGCAATATCTTTGGTATTTAACTCTTCAATGCAACCTTCAAGTTTAGATTTGAGCTCAGCCTCACGTTGAATTGAACCATTCATGTTAAACTGAACAATCTGAAGTCGACCTACAAGCTCCTTTGAAATTCCCATGAGCACCTCAGCAGCATTTTCTGCCTCTAGAAACCTTCCCCAAACAACTTCTGCTGCCTCCTCCATGCGAAGAGCTACTTGTTCAGTATAGTGTAGCTTCAGTTTTAATTGCTCTTCATTTTGACCAAACTCtgataatttcttttcaagatCTAGCTCCCGTGcaagtgatttttcaagcatcCTTAATATATGCCTTTGCTGTTCAACAGTCTGTACTTTTGATTTGCCAATGATGTTTGATAGCTGATATTGTTCAGCTATATCCATGGCCTTGTCATTGTTCCCTGTTAATATGTATCTCTTAGAAAGgtataaaatcaataaaactAAAGTATATGGATCTTCATTATTTGTATTGGTTAAGCTgttaaattataaacaatattcGTAACTTATTATTCTTATGTTATGTGATAAACTCAAATTAAAACTTACAGTTCTCATGTCTGAAATATGAAATGGAATCTTGCAGCTTGGTTGACTGCATCTTCACCTCCAAGACAAGCTCTTGACACTTTTTAAGGGATTGTTCAGAATCATGCAGCTTCTCTTCCATTTTATTGAATAGTGCTCCCAAAGGTCTGCTTGAAGATATTTTATGACGGGCATCAACAATCTCCGCTTGAACAGTATCCAAGAAAGTTTCCACTTCCCTTAACTCGGAATCCAAAATTCCACATAAAAGATCAAATACCAATGCCTTTTCAATGAACTGAGCTGAAAAATCACTATTCCCTGAGGCCATTGCTTCAGGATCACTGTCCCAACCCAAAAGCAGCATCAAAAGTACATGCAAATTTACCAATTTCTCATTAGAATATGCCAAGTCCAAGTCAATTCTGCTTAAAGTGGTATTCTGCATTTCTTGGATGCCCTCTCCACTTGATGAGGCCTCTTCATGTAACTGAACTGTATCTAACTCTGGATTGCCCATTTGCATATATTTATCATCAACATTGACCTCATTGATTTCCATGGCTCAGTTCTTTGTTTAGCTATCTGAGGAAGGCAGGAAAAACGAAAAGGCAAAAGTAGGCATTATTGTTCCATTATACTGATACAAATTACACTTTGCAACTAATTcataaaagagaaacagaaGAGTACTATGGATGTGCATTGATGGGAGTGATTATTTCGTCTCCCGACATTTAGGCATACATATCATTGAGCTTTAAATACAGCTTCTAGTTCACATAAAATCATGATAGCAACAATGCGTCGTAAGAATTAGCCGAAAGAAAAACTGTACCTTAAAACTAACTGTCTCTTATCAATGAAGGACAAAATGTGGGTGCATTTGCACTTATAAGAACTAGTCATTATTGTCGTCCCCAATTAAATAGGTTGGACTATCATTCTGCAAATCCATATAAATGGTTTGATGCATTTGACCATTTTATGGTTCATTAACTACTCAACAAACATGACCTAAGATAATCCTAGCTGACATTGTTTTAAAGTAGTGCTCAGCCACAAATTTTGGCTTCTATCTAAAGCGGTAAGCAGCAAAATTCAGCCACAGAAAACTCAATGATGCACACTACTTTTTGTTCATTCAGGTATCTCCTCTTTTGAAGTTGAGAAAGCAAATTGAAAAAGACAAATTAACCATGGAGCAATAAAATCAGCAATTTATTAGCTAACCCCCTCCCGCAACTTGAAAGCTTTCCCAACCCTGGTGCATTCCAAAATCTTAATGATCCCCATCTGTTATAATAATGGAACTCATTCTTTGACAAAGACTTGACACTTGAATTCTACAATTAGATTAAgatgaaaaggaaataaaactTTATATAGCACTAAAAGTCTTCGGTTCTTCCCTAACACTTCCACCAACATCAGACGAAAAGTTGACATCTGGAGTCAAAGCATTAGAAGATTTAAAGAAACCAAAACAACACCACCTAGTATCATCTCCCATTAATCCCAACTAGAATTTAAAGTTACCCAACTGTAAATAATGAAACAATAAATGAACATGCATAAATAACATAACAAAACCaggaaaggaaaacaaaaacaaaaaagcagAAGCAGACTGCAGTACTATGCAGAGTTTAGTTCAGAACAAGAATACTTTGCGAGGAACATAAGAAATGAGATGAGAATGAGGTACCTGAGAGCAAAACCTTAATGggttttctttaattcttgAAAAGGAAATGGATCAGCCAAAGAAGAATTTCATTTTTCGTTTTCAACTACctctcatttcataataccGTTGATATTCTTCGATCTGTCTGTTAATGATCATAGAGTCTAAAATGTGCCGTGGTGTATTGGCAAGTCCATGTCAATGAGAGTGGGCGATGGTTTAGACAGAATGATGTGGTCGGTGCACGTTAGCAACCACCAGGGGTCCTACGTTGAATTATTGAGATGCCGAAAAGAAAACCCCATGTAAAAGTTATCACATGGCCTACCAAAACAGCCTGCACTAAGAAGCCGGCCAAACTCAAAACATGTCTGTTTCAGGAACCcaagttaattattttgtcATCAGATTTGGATTTGCTTCGGATTTTAGACCTTTCTTGTTTGTTCTACTGTACTTACTCGGCCCTTACTATATGCTAGGAACAAGTTTTAcaaaaatagtatatattcaattttcaagaaaaaaattgaaaccgagttctttgaattttcatatatactacgtaaaaatatatatatataaatatgtatcaGAACCGTGATAAAGAATTTTCACATTCGTTAAATTGTAGGTATTCTGAAcacataaatataataaaagttgTTTTATCTATTATCCATCGATTTTAGGTATGatatttattctaaaatttaacGCAGCATGAGAGTAGGCAGTGTCTTCGTTGTTGTTCCTTTAGTGATAAGTTGTTACGTGTTAAGACCGTTTTCCCTACACCTGAGAGGAGTAAAATATACTAAAaacttgtttgattttttttaaaattaaaaattattatgaagaccttatgaaatgataatatgaatataataatcACTATGGATATCTAAAACTTGCTGGAGATTACTAAGGAAATAATGATTATAGCACGTTAGAAATAagaataaatgataaattagtCCACCAAAAGTAGTGTAAATGGTCCAGTAAGATAGACCTTTATAACAAAAGATTGTGAACTATGCttaagtattattattatctcatatattattttattgtcgGATTTGTGAATCTCACTCGTGATATGTGTGTACATTTGtgattatcttttcttttgatcACACAAATAAACACGGGGATAATTAAgtgttaaattttaaattttcaaatttataataatatttaccTTTCGTTTATCGCAATCCTcgaaaataatattatcttTAATCGATTTTTTAAACAGAAGATACATCGACCTCCtaacaaatcaaattttatcaaaaacaaaaaaaaaaaaagcaaaacaaattcTGGGTGTAATTAAACTTGAACTTGAGTCCTTCATGATTTATGAGTGTGATGGGATTAAACATTAAATGAAGTCCATCCTTTCTGCTTTTATGGCCGAACACAGTTAAAGTTTGGACCATAGCAAAGGCATTAAATTAGCCACCTAGCCCAAACTAACAAAATGTTTATTTCAGGCTTATTTGCAACATGTTGCTGTATGCAGGGCCCTGTCCTCAAAGCCCTATTTGTATGATTCTGTTTGGTTCATTTTTGTCCCTATTTTATCCCCtcgttttcttcaattttcttttcttttaaaaatgttgaagaaagttttatatttgatataataaTCATTATCAATATCATATGACACACAATACATATCATACCATACGTAATgacatttaatgtaaaataatatgaatctatattttcataaactccTCACTGATTTACAAGATTTCTTTCTTAATCACATTCTCAAAATTAAATGAACAATTCTCGTGAATAAGTATGACGAATATGAAATACATAGACGAGTGTCACAACCCATTTCTACCCTACAAAGTGATATTATAAATCTTGTGAAAAAAACTTTTAACCTATCTACTAAATTTGGCCTCACACAAGTAGATAACAATTGTGAAACATGTGGCATTTTTGAGGCCACTATCATTTTGACCTTGTGattcaatatatatttcatacCACATGCCAAATAACTTTCTAGGCCAAACCAATTTTAGGGTGCCAAATATACACTAAAACCAACCACAAACACATGCTCATAAAACCtttgatattttttgtttttctttttgaaccAATTTACCCCTCAAAAGATTGTCCAAGTATACAAGTTCTATCCTTTGTGACTTTAATGAGAAAGACAGTGCTTTGATTACTAAAGGCTTCCGAGACCTTTCTCCCCGAAACATGCTACAATTATAGAATTCGGACAGGATGTTTAACTAACTTGTCTGTCTTTGTGCCTGCTTGGAAGCTTGGTTAGGCCGATTTTGCTTTCTTTGAATTACATTTCCCACTCATGAAAGAATCAATTGCTAGATTTATCAATAGTAATTAAAAGTggattaaatattttggtcGGTTCATCACAATCTCGACTTCGAACTAACTAATAGTGAAACTTCATATTCAAGTTAGGTCTTTGCATTTTGTTCCGTAACTTACTTCTCTTGTCCACTTTGCATCGTACAAGAGTTCGTACTAAAATTATTAGGCTTAACtttaatgaaatttcaaaatcatacTCAAATTAGGTTTAATTTTCGTTTCTCTTGTCTACTATGTTTCTTAAAAATAGATTAAAGCTATTTTTCGAAATCATAAAGAGTTTTAAGATTATTAAGTATTCCTAATTTTACGATATCTTATACGAATTAAAATGCAACGAAAAGAGATTCGGCTCCTCTAGAAGTCTcgaaatatttttcatttttgtttgattaatttaaagatttaatGGTATCATAATTAGGAAAAAGTCGGTACACTAAGACAAGTGATTAGTGTACTCAAGAGTCTAAGAGCAACATCATCCATCAATGATATACATGCAGATTCCTTTATAAAATCCCGTGATAGTTTGACAGGTTTGGGAAAAACCTTTGTGCATCAAACTAATTTCTATGTATGATTAGGTTAAGTTTCTTGGACAAGACGGGCAAAGAGAAGATATTAGTGATTGAACCAACCAGAACCCTGGGATGACTTTGCTTTGCTATAAAAGCAAGTTAAAAAAAGGGTTGTTAAATTAGTCTAACCAATGTAGCATGCAGGACCCCATTATTGATCTTAAGCTAGAAATATCCAATGATGGGTGACGGGGAAGAAAAAAAGCCTTCGTATTTTTGGGCTCGGTTTCTTTCCTTGGATGAGATGGTGACTTTAGGGTATTAAATCGTGAGGTCACCATAACATTGTAAATTGAAAAGGATGGAAAGAAAAGTGTGATGTGGCCATCAAGAACGTACGTACTCTGATGGAGAAACCAGACAAGTTCCAGGAAGAAGACAAGCTCTCAACTCTTCTTTTTCTGTCCATTCATAGATTATAGGTTAGAATAAAAGGTATTAGATTTGAAAACCCCAGCACTTTTTCTCAAATCAAAGATAAGGAAAAGTCGGCaggcttttccttttcttttgtttgattaAGTTTAAAGGTgacataatttgaaatttagatTCAAGGTAAAGAACCATGCATGTATACCTCAAAGGACCTTGAATTTTTCTCCATAAATAATTTGCCATATATTGCCctcattttttattagaaCCCTAGCCTGCTTATGTCTATGAAGCTGTCCAAATTGGGAAAATAATGACTAATTTGAAAGGATCTATAGACTGTAATTAGAGTAGCAGCAAACTGAATGAGGATACCCCAAGTATAGAAGGGACGGCAGGGGCTTGGTGGGCAGTGGAAGCTCCCCACTGCTTGACTCCTCTTTTAGTGACTGaacttaattatttagatCAATACTTAAATTTAACTCAATTGATAAGGATGAAATAAAAATCggataaatatattatattcagATGATATTTCTCACAtgtatcataaaaaaaaagaaaatctgaACTACGTATTCGATTTGACTTTCAAtatgtaatattattttgtgttACACACAAAACTCCAACAACCAACATTGGGAGAGAAATACCATATATGCAtaatcaagaagaaagaaagacaaTTAGGTCTGAGGAAGGTAAAATTAGCCAAAACCATATTGCATTTGAGAAATGACAATTACCCAACCAAAAATGACTCGTTTTTCACCAATCTATGGGTGCATATACTGATGTAAAAGGTTCCTAGCTTAGGAACATTTCCGATATCTCTCAACCTAGCTCTCTATACGATTTTCCTGGGGGACAGTCGATTGCTTTGGGGGAGACAACAAGTTGAGATAACAGGTActcttgtttatttttttttttcatcacaaTTAAATCTTCCACCAAATAAAGGGTCCCATATTCCTTACATTTACTTTGGTTGTAAGAGtgaaaaaacattaaaaaggTACAGGAAAGTTCCTAACATTTTCGAGTGGGCATCTCCTATTTAGAAAAAAAGGTGAATCTTATTATGGATTAGGGTTTTGAGGGGAAGAAAAAGTGAGCCAAAAGGTGGTAccaaaaagtttgaaaactaTCATCCAACAACATCTCTCATCATGCTATGCAATGATGCTTGcatgaatttcataaaatcttaaagcagattttatcttttcattttttttttcagactCTCCCAACTGACATTCATCTTCTCTACCATTCAAG containing:
- the LOC18610148 gene encoding WPP domain-interacting tail-anchored protein 2 isoform X1 translates to MEINEVNVDDKYMQMGNPELDTVQLHEEASSSGEGIQEMQNTTLSRIDLDLAYSNEKLVNLHVLLMLLLGWDSDPEAMASGNSDFSAQFIEKALVFDLLCGILDSELREVETFLDTVQAEIVDARHKISSSRPLGALFNKMEEKLHDSEQSLKKCQELVLEVKMQSTKLQDSISYFRHENWNNDKAMDIAEQYQLSNIIGKSKVQTVEQQRHILRMLEKSLARELDLEKKLSEFGQNEEQLKLKLHYTEQVALRMEEAAEVVWGRFLEAENAAEVLMGISKELVGRLQIVQFNMNGSIQREAELKSKLEGCIEELNTKDIALKKLESSNAEHAAEASEVFSLRKKVKLLEEQLKESKLQLNNANASNQTSQEHIHEMEIIIDSLKENIYEAESRSESAEAKVTELTDANLELTEELNFLKGNNDNNTEKVTSLEKQLREKEIQLQHAKASSDASQEQQNMLYSAIWDMETLIEDLKSKVSKAESKTDTVEEQCIILSESNFELNNELGILRNKIECLETSLDQANNEKEAIAKEINYRTKLITDMVTQLATERERIQKQLFSLVKEKAILVKKLQNTVQTGSLAVCNSGVDGAEISVSKSGSNKANCTKTFERTVLSATSVQVNDNQRNASLYRTEVEPSGAVTDGSDTISRVEVAKRGKTGHLKLIYIFIAILIALFSALAVYLLRAKPPLLVYF
- the LOC18610148 gene encoding WPP domain-interacting tail-anchored protein 2 isoform X2; the protein is MEINEVNVDDKYMQMGNPELDTVQLHEEASSSGEGIQEMQNTTLSRIDLDLAYSNEKLVNLHVLLMLLLGWDSDPEAMASGNSDFSAQFIEKALVFDLLCGILDSELREVETFLDTVQAEIVDARHKISSSRPLGALFNKMEEKLHDSEQSLKKCQELVLEVKMQSTKLQDSISYFRHENWNNDKAMDIAEQYQLSNIIGKSKVQTVEQQRHILRMLEKSLARELDLEKKLSEFGQNEEQLKLKLHYTEQVALRMEEAAEVVWGRFLEAENAAEVLMGISKELVGRLQIVQFNMNGSIQREAELKSKLEGCIEELNTKDIALKKLESSNAEHAAEASEVFSLRKKVKLLEEQLKESKLQLNNANASNQTSQEHIHEMEIIIDSLKENIYEAESRSESAEAKVTELTDANLELTEELNFLKGNNDNNTEKVTSLEKQLREKEIQLQHAKASSDASQEQQNMLYSAIWDMETLIEDLKSKVSKAESKTDTVEEQCIILSESNFELNNELGILRNKIECLETSLDQANNEKEAIAKEINYRTKLITDMVTQLATERERIQKQLFSLVKEKAILVKKLQNTVQTGSLAVCNSGVDGAEISVSKSGSNKANCTKTFERTVLSATSVQAGER